A stretch of the Sphingobacterium thalpophilum genome encodes the following:
- a CDS encoding DUF6377 domain-containing protein has translation MDRKERKIDQLKARLIRRDRSMSDVYAVNKALCDEYRSYKTDSAVRYVEHNMRIADSIGNTAMITETKLQRVSLYAISGMYLEAEKLLNSIPSKALNYRLKTDYYQLGKDLYNNISTYNTSLAGKYEHMSGLYRDSLLNILDRQSKRYQAIYAEKLALVGRFSEARQILLKQLENVDPRSHEHAMVTSAIGNVYRYEGDTEKECIYFALSAISDIENAVKENTSLQALAIALYQSGDLDHAYKYIKYSMDDAIFCNAPLRTLVISKMFPIIDAAHQARINKQREQLWFYLIVISVLSICLATAVIYVLRQMKKLQQGRIEISKTNELLEKLNFDLKVVNEKVIGVNNKLVEANRIKEEYIGNFLDLCSDYINKLEDYRKTLHKTASSGKMEELLKMLRSGRLVDEELKQLYKNFDSIFLHLYPDFVEEFNKLLLDGEQFLIKPGELNTELRIFALIRLGIYDTGKIANFLRCSMSTVYNYRTKIRNKAAVPRGEFDQFVLEIGTFANTY, from the coding sequence ATGGATCGGAAAGAACGGAAAATTGATCAGCTGAAGGCTCGATTGATACGCCGGGACCGGTCTATGTCAGATGTATATGCAGTTAATAAAGCATTATGTGATGAATATCGTTCATATAAGACAGATTCCGCTGTCCGTTATGTCGAACACAATATGAGGATAGCAGATTCAATAGGAAATACAGCGATGATTACCGAGACAAAATTACAACGGGTCTCTCTATATGCAATTTCCGGAATGTATCTTGAAGCGGAAAAGTTGCTCAATTCTATCCCCAGTAAAGCACTAAATTATCGTTTAAAAACAGATTACTATCAACTGGGAAAAGATCTTTATAATAATATATCTACCTACAACACATCATTGGCAGGTAAATATGAGCATATGAGTGGATTATATAGAGATTCTTTATTAAATATACTCGACAGACAATCGAAGCGGTACCAAGCTATTTATGCTGAAAAACTAGCATTAGTCGGGCGGTTTTCGGAAGCTCGTCAGATATTGTTAAAACAGTTAGAGAATGTCGATCCTAGAAGCCATGAACATGCTATGGTAACGTCCGCGATAGGAAACGTATATCGGTACGAAGGGGATACTGAAAAGGAATGCATATATTTTGCGCTTTCTGCGATTTCAGATATTGAGAATGCGGTTAAGGAAAATACATCTCTTCAGGCTTTAGCCATAGCACTTTATCAGAGCGGAGATTTAGACCACGCCTATAAATACATCAAATATTCAATGGACGATGCTATTTTTTGTAATGCTCCTTTGCGTACCTTAGTTATTTCCAAAATGTTTCCGATCATTGATGCCGCTCATCAAGCGAGAATAAATAAGCAGCGTGAACAATTATGGTTCTATCTTATTGTCATAAGTGTTCTATCTATTTGTTTGGCAACTGCAGTAATATATGTACTTAGACAGATGAAAAAATTACAACAGGGGCGAATAGAGATCAGCAAAACAAATGAACTTTTAGAAAAACTCAATTTTGATTTAAAGGTTGTCAACGAAAAGGTCATCGGAGTCAATAATAAACTGGTTGAAGCGAATCGGATCAAAGAAGAATATATCGGTAATTTCTTGGACCTCTGTTCCGATTATATTAATAAATTGGAAGACTATAGAAAAACGCTCCATAAAACGGCTTCTTCAGGAAAAATGGAAGAATTATTGAAGATGTTACGTTCTGGCCGCCTGGTTGATGAAGAGCTAAAACAACTTTATAAAAATTTTGACAGTATCTTTCTGCATTTATATCCGGATTTTGTTGAAGAGTTTAATAAATTATTGCTTGATGGAGAGCAATTTTTAATAAAGCCAGGGGAATTAAATACTGAGCTGCGAATTTTCGCATTGATACGATTAGGTATATACGACACGGGTAAAATTGCAAATTTTTTGCGCTGTTCAATGAGCACCGTATATAATTATCGAACCAAGATCAGAAATAAAGCCGCCGTTCCCAGAGGCGAGTTCGATCAATTTGTACTTGAAATAGGGACTTTCGCCAATACATATTGA
- a CDS encoding CHAP domain-containing protein, producing the protein MAASEAVLAHNSQKYWLAPGLRDRIMDIAAGQLGVSEATGNNDGPRVEEYLAYTGLGKGYAWCAAFVSWCYGQAGLSAPRSPWSPALFPMARRYTAGQISRGLVRPADLFGIYNSSLRRIDHVGLVRDRQGPWLLTIEGNVDDRVLSKRRSLATIHAFANWLD; encoded by the coding sequence GTGGCAGCTTCCGAAGCTGTGCTGGCCCACAACTCCCAGAAATATTGGCTCGCCCCCGGTCTGCGCGACAGGATCATGGATATTGCCGCCGGCCAGCTCGGCGTCAGCGAAGCGACAGGCAACAATGACGGTCCCCGCGTCGAGGAATATCTGGCGTATACTGGGCTGGGCAAGGGCTATGCCTGGTGTGCGGCCTTCGTCTCCTGGTGTTACGGGCAGGCGGGGCTCTCCGCGCCACGCAGTCCCTGGAGCCCGGCTTTATTCCCCATGGCCCGGCGCTATACCGCCGGGCAGATCAGCCGGGGGCTCGTACGGCCTGCCGATCTATTCGGCATCTACAATAGCAGCCTACGCCGCATCGACCACGTGGGCCTCGTCCGCGATCGGCAGGGCCCCTGGCTGCTGACCATCGAGGGGAACGTCGACGACCGGGTACTTTCAAAGCGGCGCTCCCTCGCGACCATACATGCTTTCGCGAACTGGCTGGACTGA
- a CDS encoding DUF6266 family protein: MARFIKGIHGSYQGKVGSIVGASWRGIDYVRSLPKKSSKAASEDQMAQRMKFGMTTSFLKSIKDVLMLGFSDSKQRNKTGYNVAFQQLINNAFQGTYPDFTIDYAAVKIASGSLAASIGLQATESAPRVLSLNWDPIANRFNAFDDDQILVILYDEADNIFFAYEGATRADAAMDITLPDSYSGKTIVGWSFNIHRDGVTTSSSQYLGEFTLT, translated from the coding sequence ATGGCAAGATTTATAAAAGGAATACATGGGTCTTATCAGGGCAAAGTCGGCAGCATTGTCGGCGCATCCTGGCGCGGTATTGACTATGTACGCTCCCTTCCAAAAAAGAGTTCAAAGGCTGCTTCTGAAGATCAGATGGCACAGCGCATGAAATTTGGTATGACGACCAGCTTTCTCAAGTCGATTAAGGATGTGTTGATGCTCGGGTTTTCAGACAGTAAACAGCGAAACAAAACGGGTTACAACGTCGCTTTCCAGCAATTGATCAACAATGCGTTTCAGGGTACCTACCCCGATTTTACGATAGATTACGCTGCGGTTAAAATTGCCAGCGGTAGTCTGGCAGCTTCCATCGGCCTCCAGGCTACGGAGTCGGCGCCAAGGGTGCTGAGTTTGAACTGGGATCCGATCGCCAACAGGTTCAATGCTTTTGACGATGATCAGATTCTGGTGATACTCTACGATGAAGCGGATAATATCTTCTTTGCTTACGAAGGGGCGACGAGAGCTGACGCTGCAATGGATATTACGTTGCCCGACAGCTACAGCGGCAAGACGATTGTCGGTTGGTCGTTCAACATTCACCGCGATGGGGTTACGACATCAAGTAGCCAGTATCTGGGTGAGTTTACATTGACGTAA
- a CDS encoding helix-turn-helix transcriptional regulator: protein MSHLEEIVLLLREINEKLSATAHHILSVSDRKDVGPVDQLMTRMAVVSRLGISERTYNRWVKSGILRPICLGNKHYYREADLHDAIQRSIAKGLL, encoded by the coding sequence ATGTCGCACTTAGAGGAAATCGTACTATTGCTGCGCGAGATCAACGAGAAGCTGTCAGCGACAGCACACCACATTCTCTCCGTATCTGATCGTAAGGATGTCGGACCTGTCGACCAACTCATGACCCGCATGGCTGTGGTGTCACGATTGGGGATCTCGGAACGCACCTACAATCGATGGGTAAAATCGGGCATCTTAAGACCGATCTGTCTGGGGAACAAACATTACTATCGCGAAGCGGATCTGCATGATGCCATACAGCGTAGCATTGCAAAGGGACTGCTCTGA
- a CDS encoding LytR/AlgR family response regulator transcription factor — MNKLSYKLLIVDDQPDTLVYIMMSLRELPFIDEEIKVIQNPVDALEYLKENEVDILMLDMEFSGADIDGIKLAGLIPNPPVIVACSAYADYVFSANEAGIYSYFSKKISFNTLKAKMQDVVEMVDRKYEQQSRDVKSLLIKNLQNVMITIEVDQIFYAEVEGDIVDIFLEREVHQFKGNLRALQAELPANRFSRPRKNTLVNLAKVDLVRPNEVYLMKPRNDFCIVMTRSCKENFRHQYEVFKQNNL; from the coding sequence ATGAACAAATTAAGCTATAAATTACTGATCGTCGATGATCAGCCTGATACATTGGTCTACATCATGATGTCGCTGCGGGAGCTTCCCTTTATCGATGAGGAGATCAAGGTGATTCAAAATCCGGTCGACGCGCTTGAATACCTCAAAGAGAATGAGGTGGACATCTTGATGCTCGACATGGAGTTTAGCGGCGCGGATATCGATGGTATTAAACTGGCCGGGCTGATTCCCAATCCGCCTGTTATTGTTGCCTGCTCCGCGTATGCTGATTATGTTTTTAGCGCAAATGAGGCAGGTATCTACAGCTATTTTAGCAAAAAAATCAGCTTCAATACATTGAAAGCCAAAATGCAGGATGTGGTGGAAATGGTGGATAGGAAATACGAGCAGCAGAGCAGAGATGTGAAGAGCCTGCTGATAAAGAACCTGCAAAATGTGATGATTACCATTGAGGTCGATCAGATTTTTTATGCCGAGGTGGAGGGGGATATCGTCGATATTTTTCTGGAAAGAGAGGTTCATCAGTTTAAGGGAAATCTCCGGGCACTGCAGGCCGAACTCCCTGCCAACCGCTTCTCCAGACCCCGCAAGAACACCTTGGTCAACTTAGCCAAGGTCGATCTGGTGCGTCCCAACGAGGTTTATTTGATGAAGCCGAGGAACGACTTCTGTATTGTCATGACCAGATCTTGCAAAGAAAATTTTAGACATCAGTATGAGGTCTTTAAACAGAACAATTTATAG
- a CDS encoding AraC family transcriptional regulator: MERSYQFRLPEDFKGTDRPQMAFSYPIRHAQQLHWQSGHNQISEQVFDGRYVYLYYYEYWIAEAMDIPIDITMPDVHLIYPLFTDEKIYGQRIGHGFTFELSSSRGAFFYLSTGYYKLQLPPGHHILVGFIMDGGMIRPPVIQQFGFIEHLIQAKKNRHSLPLKSVDFRVGPITLKYLQILFGRINPYTLKNEQMLLKHLIFLIDLSRFKLPDAQDVSLPLAERARQLLEHMVFQLGARAQIKEVAQILGVTPEQLSRSYQARFGIRPLDHRNQLLLIRIEQLIVEDDKLATTADEAGFSGPSEMNRFIRHMANMTASQFKIAVEKKLNL, from the coding sequence ATGGAGCGATCTTATCAATTCAGATTACCGGAGGATTTTAAAGGTACAGACCGTCCTCAAATGGCATTCAGCTATCCGATCCGCCATGCGCAGCAATTACACTGGCAGTCGGGGCACAACCAGATCAGTGAACAAGTGTTTGACGGCCGTTACGTCTATCTGTATTACTACGAATACTGGATAGCCGAGGCTATGGATATCCCGATAGACATCACCATGCCTGATGTACATCTTATCTACCCATTATTCACTGACGAAAAAATTTATGGTCAGCGCATAGGCCATGGCTTTACCTTTGAGCTATCATCGAGCAGAGGTGCTTTTTTCTATCTTTCTACGGGGTATTATAAGCTGCAGCTCCCTCCCGGGCATCATATACTCGTCGGCTTCATTATGGATGGCGGTATGATCAGGCCACCCGTCATTCAGCAGTTCGGTTTTATCGAGCATCTTATACAAGCCAAAAAAAATCGACATTCATTGCCGCTCAAAAGTGTGGATTTTCGGGTCGGCCCCATTACACTAAAATACCTGCAGATTCTATTTGGCCGGATCAATCCGTATACGCTTAAAAACGAACAGATGCTGCTCAAGCATCTGATTTTTCTGATCGATCTGTCGCGTTTTAAGCTTCCCGATGCCCAGGACGTTTCCTTACCGTTGGCCGAACGTGCCCGGCAGCTACTCGAACATATGGTCTTTCAGCTTGGCGCCCGGGCGCAGATCAAAGAAGTCGCCCAGATCCTTGGCGTCACACCGGAGCAGCTGAGCCGAAGTTACCAGGCCCGGTTTGGCATCAGGCCCCTGGACCATCGCAACCAGCTGCTACTCATCCGGATTGAGCAGCTCATCGTCGAGGATGATAAGCTCGCGACCACGGCAGATGAAGCCGGATTCAGCGGTCCCAGTGAGATGAACCGCTTTATCCGTCACATGGCCAATATGACAGCGAGCCAGTTTAAAATTGCCGTCGAGAAAAAACTCAATCTGTAA
- a CDS encoding RagB/SusD family nutrient uptake outer membrane protein → MKFLTTICFLVIASLFSLLSCKEDFLNAKYDKRKNVPSTVKDYQALLDNTSVLNAGQPIMGEYAGDDYEIIFSRWQNLTNLYKYTYIWSDELEVINDEFVDWTEGFRKIYIANVVLDGLSSLDQNKVNIAERNEFDNTKGGALFYRGSCYYQLAQEFCKQYDPQLGEADLGLPIRLTSDLNIHVDRSILSATYKQMLDDLHAAAVLLPATVSVKTRPSKAAAYGMLAKVYLQMGDYDNSLKYADSCLILQHELQDLNELNLTASFPFAMFNKEVIFHATLYSSAGMTQNNALVSEELYQQYEINDLRKIAYFKISGDRYTFKGSFAGSAILFGGITTAELFLIRAESNVRLKNIAAGKTDLLNLLTNRYRNNNIELGSDDQQQLLAKIKEERRKELLFRGIRWSDIRRYNVLDKDNIKIVRNLDAQVFELKPMDKRFVFPFPKAAIDFGGYENN, encoded by the coding sequence ATGAAATTTCTAACAACCATATGCTTTCTGGTGATAGCCAGTCTCTTTTCATTACTATCCTGCAAGGAAGATTTTTTAAATGCGAAGTATGATAAACGGAAAAACGTACCCTCGACTGTGAAAGATTATCAGGCGCTATTGGATAACACATCGGTATTAAATGCAGGGCAACCGATTATGGGTGAATATGCAGGTGACGATTATGAAATAATTTTTTCACGTTGGCAGAATCTCACAAACCTCTATAAGTACACCTATATTTGGTCCGATGAATTGGAGGTCATAAATGACGAATTTGTAGACTGGACAGAGGGATTCCGTAAGATATATATCGCCAATGTGGTCTTGGATGGCCTGTCGTCTTTGGATCAGAATAAGGTAAACATAGCTGAGCGTAATGAATTTGATAATACCAAAGGCGGAGCTTTATTCTACCGAGGATCGTGCTACTACCAGCTGGCCCAGGAGTTTTGCAAGCAATACGATCCGCAATTGGGTGAAGCCGATCTCGGTCTGCCGATTAGATTGACTTCGGACCTGAATATCCATGTGGATCGAAGTATATTGTCGGCCACTTACAAGCAGATGCTTGACGATCTGCATGCAGCAGCTGTATTGTTACCGGCTACTGTTTCTGTAAAAACCCGGCCATCTAAAGCCGCAGCTTATGGTATGCTTGCCAAAGTTTATCTACAGATGGGAGATTACGATAATAGTCTGAAATACGCGGACTCCTGCCTAATACTACAGCATGAACTACAGGATTTAAATGAATTAAACTTAACAGCAAGTTTTCCATTTGCCATGTTTAACAAGGAAGTGATTTTTCACGCTACACTATATTCTTCCGCTGGGATGACGCAAAATAATGCGCTCGTCTCGGAGGAATTATATCAACAGTACGAAATTAATGACTTGAGGAAGATTGCTTATTTTAAGATTTCTGGCGATAGATATACTTTTAAAGGGTCATTTGCTGGAAGTGCCATACTTTTTGGAGGTATCACTACTGCTGAGCTATTTTTAATCCGTGCCGAATCTAATGTGAGGCTTAAAAATATTGCTGCGGGAAAAACGGATCTGCTTAATCTATTAACGAATCGGTATCGAAATAATAATATTGAACTCGGTTCAGATGATCAACAGCAGTTATTGGCGAAGATTAAAGAGGAACGAAGGAAGGAATTATTGTTCAGAGGAATCCGATGGAGTGACATCAGAAGGTATAACGTCCTCGATAAAGATAATATCAAAATCGTTCGTAATTTGGATGCACAAGTGTTTGAATTGAAGCCTATGGATAAACGTTTTGTTTTTCCATTTCCGAAAGCAGCAATTGATTTTGGTGGATATGAAAATAACTGA
- a CDS encoding SusC/RagA family TonB-linked outer membrane protein produces MKTIIYILCMLLIIFSRSYAQSNHQIRILSETDHRPIAHATMDLLNAKTSLKADDNGVITLTLKDSLHVIVRSMGFRPKTLWLSSATTTILLTENNTMLDEVTVYTGYQSFRKSKVPGSFVVIDSALLNRAIGTDVIARLEGVTSGLLFDRRMDNIPVSQPTSLVANGKPLNLNVRGLSTIESDMAPLIVLDNFPYEGDLASINPNDVESITVLKDASASAIWGARAGNGVIVITTKKGRYNQGNSVSFSANLSYSPKPDLFKNQNYLASRSFIDVERLLFDQGFYNTAQSNLNALSPVVEYLQQAKDKGIDPNEVAAQLDKWAELDVRNDYEKYFYRNRINQQYSLGMNGGTERFKYVVSGGFDKNLADVRGSGYQRITLRAMNNIKLTKDLEFSTEINLIKSLSDNNGLEYGTIQQVTGKQLYPYAQFADEEGNALPIIKNYRPFVTENALKEGLLDWAYRPLDELNMVKNQQENNTIRWNAGLRYRIFAPLSLDLNYQYQKLDDNGRIDYDKDSYYVRNYVNTYTQADGTRIYPYGNELRDTYDRTVSHAYRVQLNYNKKWNDHALSAITGLDVRQSRMTRNFSTLYGFDPDVVSSVTRLDFVNRYPTRPRGTTSQLPAPPSGMLDYLDRFVSYYANATYSYLDRYTLNASIRKDESNLFGVSTNQRGVPLWSVGGLWEIDKEHFYRLSWLPLLRLRASYGESGNVNKSVSTFTTVSYANNSTTGLLQGTISSPANPSLRWEKVKQTNLGFDLSFLENRVSLNVDYYQKKSSDLIGQVAIDPTLGYFMGSNPAMKTNYAAMETKGADMKLNTRNLIGRVKWNSELLLSFVRDKVTDFKTTNTNLATYFTTYSPPILGRPRYGLYSFAWEGLEPSTGDPLVNYNNTIGKEYTAYINSLGLDDLIYHGPQSAPVFGSLRNSFSYAQFSLSFNLTFKLGYYFRRNSINYYNLFYNGAGHQDYEKRWRQPGDELTSQIPSFPKQFNDINRALIFERSAELVEKGDHIRLQDIQLGYDFSGEHLNRIGIRSLRLNMYCANLGILWRKNKQGLDPDYPTTVILARPSYSFGLQANF; encoded by the coding sequence ATGAAAACTATAATTTACATACTGTGTATGCTGCTGATAATCTTTAGTCGCAGCTATGCACAGTCAAATCATCAAATTCGGATACTTTCTGAAACTGATCATAGGCCAATTGCGCATGCCACAATGGATCTTTTGAATGCTAAGACTTCTTTAAAGGCCGATGACAATGGTGTCATTACGCTAACACTAAAAGATTCCTTGCATGTTATTGTCCGCTCAATGGGTTTCAGGCCGAAAACACTGTGGCTATCATCAGCAACCACTACGATACTATTAACTGAAAATAATACCATGCTCGACGAGGTAACGGTGTATACGGGGTATCAGTCTTTTCGAAAAAGTAAGGTGCCGGGTTCCTTTGTGGTTATCGATAGTGCATTGCTGAACCGAGCTATCGGTACCGACGTCATCGCAAGGCTAGAAGGTGTCACATCAGGGCTTCTATTTGACCGAAGAATGGATAATATTCCTGTCTCCCAGCCGACATCACTCGTCGCGAACGGTAAACCTCTAAACCTCAATGTGAGGGGACTAAGTACAATTGAATCGGATATGGCTCCGCTGATTGTACTCGACAATTTTCCTTATGAAGGGGACCTGGCCAGTATCAATCCCAATGATGTGGAGAGCATTACGGTGTTGAAGGATGCTTCGGCATCGGCCATTTGGGGTGCAAGAGCCGGAAATGGGGTCATTGTCATCACAACAAAAAAAGGACGTTATAATCAAGGGAATTCTGTTTCCTTTTCGGCCAATCTCTCTTATAGCCCCAAGCCCGACCTGTTTAAAAATCAGAATTATTTAGCATCTCGCTCGTTTATCGATGTGGAGCGGTTGCTATTTGATCAGGGTTTTTATAATACGGCGCAGTCCAACCTCAATGCGCTAAGCCCTGTGGTTGAATATCTGCAACAGGCAAAGGACAAGGGCATAGATCCGAATGAAGTAGCTGCACAATTGGATAAATGGGCTGAATTGGATGTACGCAATGATTATGAAAAATATTTCTATCGTAACCGGATCAATCAACAGTATAGCCTTGGGATGAATGGTGGTACGGAGAGATTTAAATATGTGGTATCCGGTGGCTTTGATAAAAACTTGGCTGATGTCCGTGGAAGTGGCTATCAACGGATTACCCTGCGGGCAATGAATAATATCAAGTTGACCAAGGATTTGGAGTTTTCTACAGAAATAAATTTGATCAAGAGCCTCTCGGATAACAATGGGCTGGAATATGGGACAATACAGCAGGTTACGGGCAAACAATTATATCCTTATGCGCAGTTTGCGGATGAGGAAGGAAATGCCCTGCCGATCATCAAAAACTATAGACCCTTTGTCACCGAAAATGCGCTAAAGGAGGGCTTGCTGGACTGGGCGTACCGTCCACTGGATGAATTAAATATGGTGAAAAATCAACAAGAAAATAATACGATCAGATGGAATGCGGGGCTGCGGTATCGAATCTTTGCGCCATTGTCACTCGATCTCAATTATCAGTACCAAAAGCTGGATGATAATGGGCGGATAGATTATGACAAGGATAGCTATTATGTCCGTAACTATGTCAATACCTATACGCAAGCAGATGGTACCCGGATCTATCCCTACGGAAATGAGCTTCGGGATACTTATGACCGCACGGTTTCCCATGCTTACCGTGTGCAACTTAATTATAATAAAAAGTGGAATGATCATGCCCTGTCAGCGATAACGGGTCTGGATGTGAGGCAATCCCGTATGACTCGTAATTTTTCAACCTTGTATGGGTTTGATCCGGATGTGGTCAGTTCGGTTACGCGACTGGATTTTGTCAACCGATACCCTACACGCCCGCGGGGTACAACAAGCCAGCTGCCTGCACCGCCCTCCGGAATGTTGGATTATCTGGACCGCTTTGTCTCTTATTACGCCAATGCGACCTATTCTTACCTTGATCGCTACACGCTCAATGCAAGTATCCGTAAAGACGAGTCAAACTTGTTTGGGGTATCGACCAATCAGCGTGGAGTTCCCCTGTGGTCGGTGGGTGGACTCTGGGAGATCGATAAGGAGCATTTTTATCGTCTTTCCTGGTTGCCTTTACTGCGCCTGCGTGCATCTTATGGTGAAAGTGGCAATGTCAATAAATCGGTATCAACCTTTACGACCGTGTCTTATGCCAATAATTCAACTACGGGACTATTACAAGGCACGATATCAAGCCCAGCAAATCCTTCGCTGCGCTGGGAAAAGGTGAAACAGACCAATTTAGGGTTTGATCTCTCGTTTCTTGAAAATAGGGTCAGTCTAAATGTTGATTACTATCAAAAGAAGTCTTCCGATCTGATTGGGCAGGTGGCGATCGATCCTACTCTCGGCTATTTTATGGGCAGCAATCCGGCCATGAAAACCAACTATGCTGCAATGGAAACAAAAGGGGCGGATATGAAGTTGAATACACGTAATCTAATAGGTAGAGTTAAATGGAATTCGGAACTGCTCCTATCTTTTGTGCGCGATAAAGTCACTGATTTTAAGACAACCAATACTAATCTCGCTACTTATTTCACAACCTATAGCCCACCAATTTTGGGCAGGCCACGCTATGGTTTATATAGTTTTGCATGGGAAGGATTGGAGCCGAGTACGGGTGATCCGCTGGTGAACTATAACAATACGATTGGTAAGGAATATACAGCCTATATAAATTCGTTAGGCTTGGATGATCTTATTTACCATGGCCCACAGAGCGCTCCGGTATTCGGAAGTCTTAGAAATAGTTTTTCTTATGCTCAATTTTCCCTTAGTTTCAATCTGACATTTAAGCTGGGTTATTACTTCCGTAGGAATTCAATCAATTATTACAACCTTTTTTACAATGGGGCCGGTCATCAGGATTATGAAAAAAGGTGGCGGCAGCCTGGTGATGAGCTAACCAGCCAGATTCCCTCTTTTCCCAAGCAGTTCAATGATATCAATCGTGCACTGATTTTTGAACGTTCGGCCGAACTGGTTGAAAAAGGTGATCATATACGTTTGCAGGATATACAATTGGGCTATGATTTTAGCGGAGAACACTTAAATAGGATTGGTATTCGGTCATTGCGCTTAAATATGTATTGCGCCAATTTGGGAATCTTATGGCGTAAAAATAAACAGGGCCTAGATCCAGATTATCCGACCACGGTCATTCTTGCCCGGCCAAGTTATTCTTTTGGACTGCAGGCAAATTTTTAA
- a CDS encoding DUF3738 domain-containing protein gives MERAVWLRENGYCYAIERRSNTGTESIKRQMIDDINQFLMDKWNVKAMVKRTKVPVWALKRIAKVDKLKYLGNEKPKIWDDNRLIYYRNVKIADLISNLNYINPDLGIPIVDGTQIDFPIDIQMTVDRDLARNLKALNSDLARYGLKIVRSQATLNMLVFENLKR, from the coding sequence ATGGAACGTGCCGTTTGGCTGCGTGAAAATGGGTATTGCTATGCCATAGAAAGGAGATCAAATACGGGGACGGAGTCTATAAAAAGGCAGATGATTGACGATATCAATCAGTTTCTAATGGATAAATGGAACGTCAAAGCTATGGTAAAGCGGACAAAAGTACCTGTATGGGCGCTGAAAAGGATTGCCAAGGTGGATAAACTAAAATATCTAGGTAATGAGAAACCTAAAATATGGGATGATAATAGACTTATATATTATAGAAATGTAAAGATCGCTGACCTGATATCCAATTTAAATTACATCAATCCTGATCTGGGTATACCCATAGTCGATGGCACGCAAATAGATTTCCCGATAGATATACAGATGACCGTCGATCGGGATCTAGCACGCAATCTGAAAGCGCTTAATTCAGATTTGGCCAGATATGGGTTGAAAATCGTGCGTAGTCAGGCTACCCTAAATATGCTTGTATTTGAAAATTTAAAAAGATAG
- a CDS encoding transposase: MKKERRKFSSGFKTKVAIEAIKEQQSIQELAAKYELHPTQINSWKREFLANAEQVFASEKREEKDDSKEKELYSKIGELQIQVDFLKKVLGK, translated from the coding sequence ATGAAAAAGGAACGTAGAAAATTCAGTTCAGGCTTTAAGACGAAGGTAGCCATAGAAGCCATTAAAGAGCAACAGAGCATCCAGGAACTGGCGGCGAAATATGAGTTACATCCCACGCAGATCAACAGCTGGAAACGTGAATTTCTGGCCAATGCCGAACAGGTGTTCGCCAGTGAAAAGAGAGAAGAGAAAGATGATTCGAAAGAGAAAGAACTCTATTCCAAGATCGGTGAGTTACAGATCCAGGTGGATTTCTTAAAAAAAGTATTGGGGAAATGA